In Subdoligranulum variabile, the genomic stretch CCCGGATATGAGGAGGGAACCACGCCGGTTGCCTTCGTGGGGGATTTCACCGACTCGCTCTTTGCCTATGAAAATCCGGCGTTCAGCCGCTATGAGGAGGGGGACCTGCACCAGGTCAACTCCGCCGTGACCTACGACGGAACCATCAAATGGTGGTTCCAGCATGTGATGGGCAGCACGGCCAACGTGGTGGCCGATCAGGCGCAGCTCAATGCCTGGGCGGAAGATTCCCGCGTGGAAGAGATGCCGGTCTATCCGTATGACGGCTATTGTGCGATGATCGACGGTACAGCGGTCGTCAGGATCTCATAAAGAAAGGCAGCAAACGATGATTCTTCAAACCATCAGCATGAAAAGCGTGACGGCAGAGGGGATGGGAACGCTCTCGGTCTTTGAGGCGGAGCGGGATGTGCCCTTTGCCATCAAGCGCATCTATTATATTTACGGGGCTCCCGAAGGGGTGCAGCGCGGCGGGCATGCCCATAAAGCGCTGCGCCAGGTGCTGTGGTGCCCCTACGGCAGCATCCTGATCCGGCTGGACGACGGCACCGAAAAGAGCGAGGTACTGCTCAATGACCCGGCCAAGGGGCTCATCGTGGAGCACTATATGTGGCGGGAGATGATCTGGCAGCAGAAGGACTCGGTGCTCTGCGTGGCGGCCGATTCTTACTACGATGCCGACGATTACATCCGGGATTACGACGCCTTTCTGGCGGCGGTTGCCCATCCCGGCCAGAACTGACCCAGGAGGAAACACACTATGCAGCAGAATCAGCCCGCCCGGCAGGGCAGCCAATGTGTCATCGGCAGCGATGTCCGGTTCGGTGAAAATGTCACGCTGGGCCACCACTGCATCCTGGAGGACGGCGTAGTCCTTGGCGACAATGTCTATCTCGATTCCAACACCATCGTCCGCCGCGGGGTGACGCTGGGGGCGGATTCTTTTGTGGGCGCCAACTGCATCCTCGGCGAATATCAGATGGATTTTTGCCGGGATCGCAGCGCGCCCGTTCATCCGCTGACCATCGGGGCCCATGCGCTGATCCGCAGCAACACGGTTCTGTACAGCGGTTCTTCCATCGGGGAGGGCTTCCAGACCGGGCACCACGTGACGATCCGGGAAAAGACCTGGATCGGCGACCATGTGAGCGTGGGCACCCTGTCGGATATTCAGGGCAACTGCCGTATCGGCAACTACGTGCGGATGCACAGCAATGTGCATATCGGACAGCTGTCCCGGGTGGATGACTTTGTGTGGATCTTCCCCTATGTGGTGCTGACCAACGATCCCACACCGCCCTCGGAAAATTTTGTGGGGGTGCACCTGCACAGCTTTTCCATCGTGGCCACCGGCGCGCTGGTCATGCCGGGGCTGGAAATCGGCCAGGACGCCCTGGTGGCGGCCGGCGCCATCGTGACCAAGCCGGTGCCGCCCTATGCGGTGGTTGTGGGCAATCCCGGCCGGGTGACCTCCGATGTGCGCAAGGTGAAAAACAAGATCACCGGGGAACCGGTGTATCCCTGGCGGCATCATTTCAAGACCTATATGCCCTGGGAGGACAGCGATTTCCAACGCTGGTACGACGGACTGGACCTGGCCGGAAAACAGCACTTCGGTCTGGAGTCCCTCCTGCCCGAAGACTCTGAAAAGGAAACGAAGCGATGAAACAGCCAAAGGTCAGTGTACTGATCTCCTTTTATAATCTGGCGCCCTACGTGGACCAGACGCTGGAAAGCGTCCTGGCCCAGAAAACCGACTTCCCGGTGGAGATCCTCTGCGCCGATGACGGTTCAGACGACGGCACCATCGAAAAGCTGCGGGCCTGGGAACAGAAATATCCCGACTCCGTGCGGGTCTTCGTGATGGACCGCGTCCCCGGAGCCAAATACGAGGCCAACGAGCGCATCCAGCGGATGAACGCCATCCGCGGGCGTCTCTTCTATGAGGCCAAAGGGGAATATGTCTGCTACCTCGACGGGGATGATTTTTATACCGACGAGCACAAACTGCAGAAGCAGGCGGACATTCTCGACGCCGATACCGAGCATCAATACGTGGGCTGCGGCCACAACGGCTGCTACTACTGGGAGAGTACCGGCAGGACCGAACCCATCGAAAAGCCGCTGCGCGCCTGCAGCCTGACGGCGAAGGAGTACTGGAGTTTCCTCTACATCCACACCAACGCCCTGATGCTGCGCAATGTGGGGTTGCAGGGGATCGATCCCTACACCAGCGGGGTGCAGATCATCGACAATATGCTCACCTTCCAGTTCCTGCCCTATGGCGGGATCTACTATCTGCCCGACTGCATGTTCAACTACCGGCAGATGGAGGGCAGCACCTACCATCGACGCAGTGTCTACCAGAACTATATTCTCAATGCGCTGATGCTCTATCAGCAGGCGGTGATCTGCAAGGGATTTTTTGCCAGCGGTCTGGTGCGCACCGTGTTCGAATACGGAGAGCTGTTTGCCGCCCGCAGGAATCCTCAGCTGACCAGGGAAGCCCAGACCTATATGGACAACATCCGCAGGTATCATGCGGGGCGTCTGCGGCGCATTGTCAACTACAACAACGAAAGTCTTCCGGCGCGCCTGTGGTGCGAGATCGAGAATCCGGTCTGGTTCTTTCTCACCCGGGTCTGCCGCCATTTTATCTGGAAACCGAAGGTGCGTGCTCTGCTGGAGGAATCGCGCCGCAAGCAGGAACAGAATGCCTGAAAAGGGAAGGATCATCCTATGGAAGATATGCATGAACTGACCGCTGAACAGCAGGCGCAGCTGTTGCGCCATGAACTGGAAGCGGTATATGGTTCCTCATCCTACAAAATCGGCCGGGCCATCACCTGGCTGCCCCGCCATGCGGCCCGGGGCCTGAAGTACCTTTTGCACAACGGCCCGGTGACCAGTGTGCGGTACATCATCCTGTATGCAAAGTACCACAAGATCGCCAACAAGGACTATGCCTACTGGGCCTGCCTGAAGGAGAAGGACTATCCCGAGGCGCTGAAAAAGTGGTTCCTGGAGACCAACTACACCCACACGCCGCTGGACCTGGACCATCCCAGGACCTTCAGCGAAAAGACCCAGTGGCTCAAGCTGCACGACCATCTGGAAGACAAGTACATGCTGGTGGACAAGTATCTTGTGCGGGACTGGGTCAAGGAAAAGATCGGAGAGGAGTACCTGATCCCGCTGCTGGGAGTCTACGATCACTTTGATGAGATCGACTTTGACAAGCTGCCGGACAAGTTCATGCTCAAGACCAACCACGGCGCGGGGTGGAACATTCCCGTCCTGGACAAGAGCAAGTTTGACAAAGCCGAAGCCCGGGAAAAGGTGGAGCGCTGGCTCAAGCTGAACTACTGCTACCTGATGGGCGGCCTGGACCGTCAGTATGAGAAGATCCGCCCGCGCATCATCATTGAACAGTATATCGAAAACAACGGCGGTGATCTCTACGACTACAAGTTCTTCTGCTTTGACGGGGAACCGAAGATCATCCTGTATGTGACGGACCGCTATACCGACGGGCAGGAGCGGATGATCTTCTACGATACCGACTGGAACCTGCAGCCCTTCAACTACGATATGCCGCTGGAACAGCCCCAGGATATTCCGCGCCCGAAGAATCTGGAAAAGATGGTGGAGATCGCCCGGACGCTCAGCGCCGGCTTCACGATGGTGCGGGTGGACCTGTACTCGCTGCCCGACGGAACTATCAAGTTCGGGGAGCTGACCCTGACCACCGAGAGCGGTATCTCCCGCTGGCACCCCGAAAGCGCCAACCTCTATGTAGGCAGCATGATGCATCTGCCTGGGGTGGACGATCAGCCGGCCGATGCCCGGTAAAGGAACCGTTATGTTGGAACAAACCCCGAAAATCAGCGTACTGGTGCCGGTCTACCGGGCAGAAGAAACGCTGGATGCCTGTGTGCAGAGCATCCTGGCCCAGACGCTGGAAGATTTTGAACTGCTGCTGGTGGACGACGAAAGCCCCGATGATTGTCCGGCGCTCTGCGACGCCTGGGCAGCCCGGGACCCGCGCATCCGGGCGCTGCACCCGAAAAAAACAGGCCCGGGACCGTCCGGTGCACGCAACGCCGGGCTGGATGCGGCCCGGGGCGCCTGGATCACCATGGTGGACAGTGATGATACGATAGCCCCGGATCTTTTTGCCACGCTGTATGCGGCGGCGCAGGAGAGCGGTGCCGATCTGGTGATCTGCAACAGCTGCCAGCGTTTTCCCGATGGCAGCTGCCGGGACCTGCCCGCAGAACAGCGGTTCGGCACCGACACGCTGCTGGAGGAGGACGCCTTCTGGGACGCCTTCAACACCCCCTGGATCAACCAGTTCACCGGTACGGCCCATCGGCTGTATGCGGCCAGGCTGTTTGACGGTGTGCGCTACCCCGAGGGCATGGTGCACGAGGATTACTATATTTTGCCCGATCTCATTGCCCGGTGCGGCAAGATTCAGTGCCTGGCCTATACGGGATACTACGTGCTGCAGCATGAAGGCAGCATCACGGCCACGGCCCGCCATGAGGTGCGTTTGGCCATGACCCGGGGCGACATCCACCGGGCGGCGTATTTTCTCACCCGCGGATGGTATGACCGGGCCGAGGGGGCGCTCACCGATGCGGCGGAGTTTCTCTACCGCAACAAGGCGGCCTACGATCTGCGCAAGCCCGGCCACCGGGCCGAGTTCACCGCCGTCAAAACGGAACTCTGCCGCGTTTACAACGATCTGGCGGTCCGCAAAGGGGCCCGCTCGCTGAAACTGCGCGCGGCGGCCCTGCATGCGGGGTTGCCGGTATTCCACGCCTACCGGACCCTGCTGGCTGCCCGGCACAGCTGATTTTACCAAAAAGGAGACTGCCATGCCTGCCATCAGCGTCATCATCCCGGTCTATCAGGTGGAGCGTTATCTGGACGCCTGCGTTGCCAGCGTGGAGGGACAGACGTTTTCCGACCTGGAGATCCTGCTGGTGGACGACGGCAGTCCCGACGGCTGCCCGGCCCTTTGTGATGCCTGGGCGCAGAAGGATCCCCGGGTGCGGGTGATCCACCGGGAAAACGGCGGCCTCTCGGCGGCCCGCAATACCGGGATTGAGGCGGCCACAGGGGACTTTCTGGCCTTTGTGGATGCCGATGATCTGCTGGAACCCGATACCCTGCGCCGGGCTTACCAGGCCCAGCGGCAGCACAACGCCGATCTGGTGATTTTTAACCTGGTATATGTGGATGACCGGAATAAAGTGCTGCCTGTACCGGATTTTACCGGTTTCCGGGATGAAGTTCTGGACGCGGACGAGGTATGGCAGCGTTACTTTGCGCTGGCCGAACAGAAGATCTATTATGTGGTGGCCTGGAACAAACTCTATAAACGGGAGCTGTTTGCCACCCTGCGCTATGCCGAGGGCAAACGGTACGAGGACCAGTTCCTGCTGCCCGGGCTGCTGGCACAGTGCCGGACCATCGTCTGCCTGGGCTATCCGGGGTACCGCTATGTGCAGCGGGGCGGCAGCATCATGGCCCAGGGATCCAGCCGCAACTATCTGGACCGCAGCGAATTCCTGCTGGAATGGTGCGACTATTTTGCCGGAAAAGGGGACATGCTGCGGGCGGAAGGCCTGCTGAACGATGCTATCCGCAACCTCAGCGAAAAGGAACGGTTCGACCTGTCCACCCAAAGGCAGCGGGAACGGTACCGGGTGGCCTGCCGCGGCTGTGCCGATGCCTACGGCATGCTGGCACGCCGGACCGGACAGCACAGTATGGCCCTGCGGGCTTTCCTGCTGCGTTTGGGCCTGCCGGTCTATCTCAAATTCTTGCAAAGCAGGCAGTAAGGACTGCCGTCCGGCGGATGCCGGAGAAAAAAGGAGCTACACATGGAGCAGATGCAAAAGCAATACCACGTACACTACAGTCCTGCCAAAGGCTGGGCGCGGGTGGATTTCCGCGAACTGTGGCGCTATAAAGACCTGATCTGGCTGTTTGTCAAGCGGGATTTTACCGTCATGTACAAACAGACGGTCCTGGGCCCGGCGTGGGTGCTCATCAACCCCATTTTGTCCGCCGCCATGTATACCGTCATGTTCGGCGTCATCGCAGGGCTGTCCACCGACGGGGTGCCGCAGACGCTGTTCTATCTGGCCGGAACCGCCCTGTGGGGTTTTTTCTCTGCCTGCATCAACAAAATTTCCGCCACCTTCACCACCAACTCGGCCATCTTCAGCAAGGTCTATTTCCCGCGCCTGGCCATGCCCATCTCCACAATGCTGTCGGCGTTTATCAACTTTGTGCTGCAGTTCGTCATGTTCTTCGTGATGCTGCTGTTCTATGTGGCCAAGGGCGATGTCCACCCCAACTGGGTGCTGATGCCGCTGACCGTGCTGCTGCTGGCCCAGGTAGGCCTGCTGGGGTTGGGGTGCGGCATCATCGTTTCCAGCCTGACCACCCGCTACCGTGACCTGATGGTGGTGGTCACCTTCGGCGTACAGCTTTGGATGTACGGCACGCCGGTGGTCTATCCGCTGTCCATGGTAGGGGGAATGAGCCGGGCACTGTATGCGGCCATGCTCCTCAACCCCATGACGGCACCGATGGAGTCTTTCCGCTATATCTTTTTCGGTTCCGGGCAGGTGAACGCCCTGATGTGGGCGATCTCTCTTCTCTGGACCGTTGCCCTGCTGGCGTTGGGATTGTCCCTTTTCAGCAAGGTCGAAAAGACCTTTGTCGATACTGTGTAAGGAGGCGTGTATCATGCAGCAAAACAAGGAAATCATGATCCGCGTCCGCAACGTCAAGAAAAAGTACAAACTGGGCCAGATCGGCGGCGGCACACTGCGCGGTGACCTGCAGAGCTGGTGGGCCCGCAAGCGCGGCAAGGAGGACCCCAATACCCTCATCGGCACCGATCAGCGGCTCATCGGCACCACCTTCATGGCGCTGAACGGACTGAGCTTTGATGTGTACAAGGGGGAAGCCGTGGGCATCATCGGCTCCAACGGTGCCGGCAAGAGCACGCTGCTCAAACTGCTGACCCACGTTACCGCTCCGACGGAAGGGGATATCGATCTGTATGGCCGGGTAGCTTCCATGCTGGAGGTGGGCACTGGCTTCCACCCCGAGATGACCGGCCGCGAGAACGTCTATCTCAACGGTGCGATCCTCGGTATGACCCGGTCGGAGATCGACGCCAAGATGAACGAGATCATAGCCTTCTCTGAGGTGGGCGATTTCATCGACACCCCGGTGAAGCGCTATTCCAGCGGCATGTATGTGAAGCTGGCGTTCAGCGTGGCTGCACATCTGGACAGCGAGATCATGATCATGGACGAAGTGCTGGCCGTCGGGGATATGAAATTCCAGAAAAAATGTCTGACCAAGATGCGCCAGGCTGCCAAGCGGGACGGCAAGACGGTGCTTTATGTCAGCCACAATATGGCAACCATCCGCGACCTGTGCGACCGGTGCATCGTGCTGGATCAGGGACGCATTGTCTTTGACGGCGATGTGGATGAGGGCATTGCCCGGTATCTGGCCACCAAAACCCAGGATTCCGATTGTGTGGACTACTCCCATTACAAACGCGACAACTGGTATAAGCGTGACAATCTTCGCTTGCAGGAGGTGCGGATGCTCAGTTCCCGGCAGGGCGTGCTGGAGCGCCGTGAACCGGTGGTGCTCCGGTACACGATCCGGGCGCAACAGCCGGCTGAAGCTGTGGGAATCCGGCTGGAGATCCGCGATGAGGTGGGCAATCCGCTGGCTGCCGCCTGTGTGTACGATCTGGAACTGAGCGAGGGAATCACCGCATTCACCGTGCGGTATGACCTGAGCGTGCTGGCACCCGGCAAACACGGCAGCTATTTTACCGTCTTCACGCTGGGGGAGGGCGGTGCCCATACGGTGGAGGATTGGGTGCCCGGCATGACCTTCAAGATTGTGGATACCCTGCTGGAACATGAAACCGAGTGGAACACGGTGGCCTGGGGCCCCATTCAGCTGCCCAATGCCGTGCTGACCGAAAAAACGGAGAAGTACCATGACTAAAGTTGCTGCGCTGTATATCTGCACCGGCAAGTATATTGCGTTCTGGCCGGAATTTTACGACAGTGCCGAACAGAATCTGCTGCCGGGGTGTGAGGTGCATTACTTTGTGTTCACCGATGCGCCTGTCCTGTACGGGGAAGAAGCCAATCCCCGGATTCACCGCTGCCCGCAGGAGGCATATTCCTGGCCTTTTGCCACGCTGCGTCGGTTCGAAATCTTTCTCAGCCGGGAAGAGGAACTGAAGGCGTTTGATTATATTTTCTTTTTCAACGCCAATGCCCAGATCATGACGACAATCACACCGGAAATGTTTCTACCCCGGGCGGACCGGGGAGAGCATCTGCTGGTGGTACAGCATCCGTCCTTTTACACCAAACCCAACTATGAGTTCACCTATGACCGCAACCCCCGCTGCCGGGCATTCATCCCCATGGGACTGGGCAGATATTATGTCTGCGGCGGCATCAACGGCGGTGAGGCAGCGGCCTTTCTCAAACTGTGCCACACGTTGGACAAGCGCATCCGCAAGGATCTGGCTCACAATGTCATCGCCCAGTGGCACGATGAATCCCACATCAACCGGTATATTTTGTGGCGCAGGGATGTCCGGGTGCTTTCGCCCAGCTACTGCTGGCCGGAAGGCTGGAATCTGCCGTTGCCCTGCCGTATCCTGATCCGCAGCAAGGCACGGTATTTCGATGTACAGCAGTTGCGCAAGGATGCTCCGGCCACCGAGCTGCCCCGGTATGTTGTGCGCTGCAATGACTTTATGAAGCGGGCGGCACGCTGGCTGCAGCGCCGCCTGCCGCCCAAAAAGGAAGACATAAACGATGAGTAATCCCAACTGGCAAAACAAGGTCACGCTGCTGGTCAATACCTGCGACGCCTATGAGGATCTGTGGCAGCCGTTTTTTACGCTGCTGCAGCGCTATTTTGTGCCGTTGCAGATGCGGATCGTCGTCAATACCGAGACGAAAACCTGTACCTTCCCCGGGTTGCGGATCGATACGGTGAACTCCACGGCGGAAAGCTACGGCGCGCGGATGCGGGCGGCGCTGGACAAGATCGACACCGAGTATCTGCTTTTGATGCTGGACGATTTCTTTTTGCGGGAACCGGTCCGGATGGATCGTCTGGCCGACATCATTGACTGGATGGAGGCGGACCGAAAGATCGTCTATTTCAACTGTGACGTGACCGAGGCTGCCTGTGATCGGGAAGTCAACCGGTATCCGGGGTACCGCCGGCTGCCGGCGGGCAACCGCTATACGCTGAATCTGCAGGCGGCGGTCTGGCGTACCAGCAAGATGCGGGAATACTGGCAGCACGACGTCAGTCCCTGGGACTGGGAGGAGCGCTGCAACGTCCTGACGGCGGCGCATCCGCAGGAAAAGTTCTATTGTGTCCTGCGCGAGGAAGACCGATTTATGGACTACGGGTATCGCAAAGGACAGTGGATGGGCATCTGCCATGGCCAATGGGTCCGGGAGGATGTGGTTCCCCTGTTTGCCAAGGAAGGCATCGAGGTGGATTTCTCCAAACGGGGATTTCTGGACCCGAACCACCGCCCGGCCAGTCTGAACCGCAGTGCCAGCCGGGAAGACCGGTATCGCCGGGTGTACAACTGCCTGGGCTGGAAGTATATGCTGCCGTATTTCCTGTTCTGCCGTCGTTGCAATCTGTATTCAGCGCTGCATCATTGCGCAGTGGATGAGGACTACTTTCATTATCTGCAGCGCAAAGCGGATTTGCGCAATAAGGAGGGCAAACATTGCCTGCTGGCACCGATGGTGCGCTGAACAAAAAAGGAAAAAGCCGACTGCTTGGGCAGTCGGCTTTTTGTATGGAACGATCAGCGGTAATCGATGGGCAGGGTGGGCAGGCCGTTGAGATCCCAGCCGGCCAGGTTGCCGTCCCGGTATTCATAGTAGCCCTGGGCCGCGATCATGGCGCCGTTGTCGCCGCAGTATTTCAGCTCCGGCAGATAGATCTTGGCTCCCAGCTTCTGGGCGCCGTCGTTGACCAGCTGACGCAGCCGTCCGTTGGCGGCCACGCCGCCGGCGAGACAGATGGTCTGGGCACCGGTGTCGGCAGCGGCCGACAGCAGCTTTTTGGCCAGGATCTGGTCGATGCGTTCCTGGAAGCTGGCCGCCATATCGGAGACATTGATCTCCTCGCCCTTTTGCTGGGCGTTGTGCACCTCGTTGATGACAGCAGTCTTCAGGCCGCTGAAACTCACGTTATACTTGCCCTCCACATGGGGCACCGGCAGCTTGTAGGCGTGGGGATTGCCGCCCTTGGCCGCGGCGGCCACGCTGGGACCGCCGGGGTAGGAGAGCCCCAGTGTGCGGGCCACTTTGTCGTAGGCTTCGCCGGCGGCGTCGTCCACCGTGCGGCCCAGCACCTTGTAGCGGCACCAGTCCTCCACCAGTACGATGTGGCTGTGACCGCCGCTGGCCACCAGGCAGAGAAACGGCGGATGCAGCGCCGGATGGGTCAGATAGTTGGCGGCGATGTGTCCCCGCAGATGGTGCACCGGCACCAGCGGTTTGCCGGCGGCATAGGCCAGCCCCTTGGCGAAGTTGACGCCCACCAGCACTGCGCCGATGAGACCCGGGGCAAAGGTGACAGCCACGGCGCCCACGTCGGCCATGGTCATATCGGCGTCGGCCAAGGCCTTGTCCACCGTGGCACTGATATATTCCGCGTGGCGGCGGCTGGCAATCTCCGGTACCACGCCGCCGTAAAGTGCCTGTTCCTTGACGCTGGTGGCGATGACGTTGGAAATCACCTTGCGGCCGTCCTCCACAATGGCGGCGGCGGTTTCGTCGCAGGTGGATTCAATTCCTAAAACATACATGGGTAATCCAGTCCTCTCAATGTGCTTCCAGCCAGGTCTTGCCGGTGCCCACGTCGGTGGTCAGCGGTACGCTGTACTGCACGACCTGTTCCATTTCCTCGCGCAGCACGCGCTTGACTTCCTCCACCTCGGCCTCGGGGGCTTCCACGATCAGTTCGTCGTGGACCTGCAAGAGCAGCCGGGCTTCCAGCTTTTCGTCCCGCAGCCGCTGCCACACATGGACCATGGCCAGCTTGATGATGTCGGCCGCGGTGCCCTGGATGGGGGTGTTCCGGGCCATCCGTTCGCCGCTGGCCCGCACCTGGAAATTGGAACTTGCCAGTTCCGGCAAGGCCCGGCGGCGTCCGAACAGCGTTTCCACATAGCCTTTTTCCTTGGCGTGAGCGATGCAGTCCTGCATATAGCCATCCACCTTGGGGAAGGTGGCTAGATAGGTTTTCAGGAAAGCGTCGGCTTCCTTCACCGATACATCCAGGTCCTTGCTCAAGGAGAAGGCCCCCTTGCCGTACATGATGCCGAAGTTGATGGCCTTGCTGGCGGAGCGCAGCTGGGGTGTGACCTCACTCTCCGGAATGTGGTAGATCTTGGCGGCGGTGGAGCGGTGGATGTCCGCCCCGTGCAGGAACGCCTGCTGCATGGCCTCGTCGCCGGTGATGTGGGCGAGAATGCGCAGCTCGATCTGGGAGTAGTCGGCGTCCACCAGTTCCTTGCCAGCCCCGGCCACGAAGAAGCCCCGCAGACGGCTGCCCAGTTCGGTGCGGATGGGGATGTTCTGCAGGTTGGGCTCGGTGGAGGAGATCCGCCCGGTGCGGGCTTCGGTCTGGATGAAGGTGGAATGCACCCGGCCATCGGCGGCCTGGGCGGAGAGCAGCCCTTCCACGTAGGTGGAGAGCAGCTTGGCGTAGGTGCGGTATTTCAGGATCTGGTCGATGACCGGACTGTAGGGGCGCAGGCTCTCCAGGGTGGCGGCGTCGGTGGAATAACCGCGGGAAGTCTTTTTCCGCGGCGGCAGGCCCAGCTTGTCAAAGAGAGCCTCGCCCAGCTGTTTGGGGCTGTTTACGTTGAATTCGTAGCCTACTTCCTCGTAGATGCTCTGCAGGATGCCGTCCAGCTCGCCTCGCAGGCTGTCGCCGAAAGCGCGGATGCCGTCGGCGTCCACCGCAAAGCCGATGCGTTCCATATCCGCCAGCACCCGGGCCAGGGGCAGCTCCATCTCATCGTGGAGTTTGCGCTGCCCGCTCTCGTCCAGGGCGGCGGCCAGCTTGTCCAGCAGGGCCGCCAGTACCCCGGCGTCGGGGGCGGCTTCACAGGTAAAGGCGGCGGGTACATCGTATTCCCCGGCCAGATTTTTCACGGCATAGCCGCTGGCCGACGGGTTCAGCAGATAGGCCGCCAGCTTGCCGTCAAAATGGATGGCCTTGCCGATGCCGCCGCGGTCCAGTGCCAGGTGGTAGAGCGGTTTCGCATCGAAGACCCAGAGGTCCGCGTCGCTGTCCAGCAGGGCGGCCAGCCGGTCGGTGCCGGGCAGAAAAACCTGTCCGTCCTGCACGGCATACCAGCTGCCATCGGCGTTCTGGGCCAGGTAGAGCCGGCCTTCCACCACCAGCGGCAGGGGAGAAGGTTCCACCGCTTCCAAAGGTGCCGCCGATTCCGCCGCGGCGGGGGTGCTGCCAGTTTCCAGCTGCCAGCGGTCGATGAGCTTGTGCATCTCGAGACCGGCCAGCAGATGGGCAGCGGCCGTCGGGTCGCCGGGACGGCGGGTGTAAGCGGCGGGATCGGTGTCGATGGGGGCGTCCTTGCGGATGGTGCCCAGCATATAGGAGAGCTCCGCCTTGTCCCGGTTGGCGCCCAGCTTGGTGCGCTGCCCGGGCTTGATGGCGGGGTCTTCCAGATGGTCATAAATGGATTGCAGACTGCCGAACTTCTGGACCAGAGCCAGGGCGGTTTTCTCGCCGATGCCCGGCACACCGGGGATGTTGTCCGACGAATCGCCCATCAGGCTCTTCACGTCGATGAGCTGGGCCGGGGTGACGCCGTATTTCTCCTGGATGGCGGCGGGATCCATGGGGATGGTCTCCTTGTTTGTCGCCAGCAGTACCGTGGTGGCGTCGTCCACCAGCTGCAGGCTGTCCCGGTCGCCGGTGGCCAGCAGGGTGGTGCCGCCCTGTGCCTCGCAGGCGGCGGCCAGGGTGCCGAGGATGTCGTCGGCCTCCCAGCCCTCCTTGCTCACCTGCACAAAGCCCAGATCCTTCAGCAGTTCCTTCAGTACCGGCATCTGCTGGGCCAGCTCCTCCGGCATGCCGTGGCGGGTGGCCTTGTAGCCGTCGTAGGCTTTGTGGCGGAAGGTGGGGGCCCGCTCATCCCAGGCGATGGCCACCGCATCGGGCTGGTGGGCGCTGAGCAGGTTGAGCAGAATGTTCTGGAATCCGAAGATCGCGTTGGTGTAGCGGCCGTCCTTGGTCGTCAGCAGTTTGATGCCGAAGAAGGCCCGGTTGACCAGACTGTTGCCGTCCAGTACCATCAATTTCATAGAAAAGCTCCTTTGGTGCCATTTGCATATGGAATAAGTATACCACAAACGGCGCAAATGTGGTAGAATGGAATGCGAAATTGAAA encodes the following:
- a CDS encoding ABC transporter ATP-binding protein, translated to MQQNKEIMIRVRNVKKKYKLGQIGGGTLRGDLQSWWARKRGKEDPNTLIGTDQRLIGTTFMALNGLSFDVYKGEAVGIIGSNGAGKSTLLKLLTHVTAPTEGDIDLYGRVASMLEVGTGFHPEMTGRENVYLNGAILGMTRSEIDAKMNEIIAFSEVGDFIDTPVKRYSSGMYVKLAFSVAAHLDSEIMIMDEVLAVGDMKFQKKCLTKMRQAAKRDGKTVLYVSHNMATIRDLCDRCIVLDQGRIVFDGDVDEGIARYLATKTQDSDCVDYSHYKRDNWYKRDNLRLQEVRMLSSRQGVLERREPVVLRYTIRAQQPAEAVGIRLEIRDEVGNPLAAACVYDLELSEGITAFTVRYDLSVLAPGKHGSYFTVFTLGEGGAHTVEDWVPGMTFKIVDTLLEHETEWNTVAWGPIQLPNAVLTEKTEKYHD
- a CDS encoding family 6 glucosyltransferase, whose amino-acid sequence is MTKVAALYICTGKYIAFWPEFYDSAEQNLLPGCEVHYFVFTDAPVLYGEEANPRIHRCPQEAYSWPFATLRRFEIFLSREEELKAFDYIFFFNANAQIMTTITPEMFLPRADRGEHLLVVQHPSFYTKPNYEFTYDRNPRCRAFIPMGLGRYYVCGGINGGEAAAFLKLCHTLDKRIRKDLAHNVIAQWHDESHINRYILWRRDVRVLSPSYCWPEGWNLPLPCRILIRSKARYFDVQQLRKDAPATELPRYVVRCNDFMKRAARWLQRRLPPKKEDINDE
- the tsaD gene encoding tRNA (adenosine(37)-N6)-threonylcarbamoyltransferase complex transferase subunit TsaD, with the protein product MYVLGIESTCDETAAAIVEDGRKVISNVIATSVKEQALYGGVVPEIASRRHAEYISATVDKALADADMTMADVGAVAVTFAPGLIGAVLVGVNFAKGLAYAAGKPLVPVHHLRGHIAANYLTHPALHPPFLCLVASGGHSHIVLVEDWCRYKVLGRTVDDAAGEAYDKVARTLGLSYPGGPSVAAAAKGGNPHAYKLPVPHVEGKYNVSFSGLKTAVINEVHNAQQKGEEINVSDMAASFQERIDQILAKKLLSAAADTGAQTICLAGGVAANGRLRQLVNDGAQKLGAKIYLPELKYCGDNGAMIAAQGYYEYRDGNLAGWDLNGLPTLPIDYR
- the polA gene encoding DNA polymerase I; this encodes MKLMVLDGNSLVNRAFFGIKLLTTKDGRYTNAIFGFQNILLNLLSAHQPDAVAIAWDERAPTFRHKAYDGYKATRHGMPEELAQQMPVLKELLKDLGFVQVSKEGWEADDILGTLAAACEAQGGTTLLATGDRDSLQLVDDATTVLLATNKETIPMDPAAIQEKYGVTPAQLIDVKSLMGDSSDNIPGVPGIGEKTALALVQKFGSLQSIYDHLEDPAIKPGQRTKLGANRDKAELSYMLGTIRKDAPIDTDPAAYTRRPGDPTAAAHLLAGLEMHKLIDRWQLETGSTPAAAESAAPLEAVEPSPLPLVVEGRLYLAQNADGSWYAVQDGQVFLPGTDRLAALLDSDADLWVFDAKPLYHLALDRGGIGKAIHFDGKLAAYLLNPSASGYAVKNLAGEYDVPAAFTCEAAPDAGVLAALLDKLAAALDESGQRKLHDEMELPLARVLADMERIGFAVDADGIRAFGDSLRGELDGILQSIYEEVGYEFNVNSPKQLGEALFDKLGLPPRKKTSRGYSTDAATLESLRPYSPVIDQILKYRTYAKLLSTYVEGLLSAQAADGRVHSTFIQTEARTGRISSTEPNLQNIPIRTELGSRLRGFFVAGAGKELVDADYSQIELRILAHITGDEAMQQAFLHGADIHRSTAAKIYHIPESEVTPQLRSASKAINFGIMYGKGAFSLSKDLDVSVKEADAFLKTYLATFPKVDGYMQDCIAHAKEKGYVETLFGRRRALPELASSNFQVRASGERMARNTPIQGTAADIIKLAMVHVWQRLRDEKLEARLLLQVHDELIVEAPEAEVEEVKRVLREEMEQVVQYSVPLTTDVGTGKTWLEAH